From the genome of Diabrotica virgifera virgifera chromosome 8, PGI_DIABVI_V3a:
CAAGCAACTATACTGATACGCATGGATCCGGAGTacctaaaaaaagtttattaatagccagctgaaaattttttaatagcttaacggtatctagttggacaaactttgatatacggaaacactggaacaggggaagttttaattctggaacaggttaaaaatttggaacgtcagattacgaaaacgtcccagacaatgtaacgtacagtgtatccacgaatggacactaaatagaaaaaagaagaatggaataaccacataaccagaatctGCGAGACACGTgtagtcaaaatagcaagagataaatcaacaatcggtagaagaagtatcggccgaccgctcAAAAGAtgaagtgacaaccttccatagaggtatcaatccggcaatgaacaagcagaatttcttataaagaggaagaagaagaagaggtgaaGATACGGAGTGAAAGTAATCTGTGTAAGGAAGCTTGTAGCTTTCTATGGAACAACAAGTATATAAATGTTTGGACTTTGGTGTAGGCCCTCACCGTTGATCTTAGTGAAAGAGCGGACAGACCAAAGTTGGTCTTGTGATGAGACGGAGCAAGCCCTATTATCTAGTCTGGTCGTCAACACATGACACGAAAGTCCAGCTCTAGATGATCTAAATATTTTAACAGTGCATTAATGAGTTTTACTCAAAGAAAATTGGTTTTACACTATACagtgtgtccagaaactctaccgacaaacgaagacaggagattcttcagataattttaagacaatttagctcaattcgcctagtccgaaaatgcttcctaaaggagctagagctctttgaagatggcttcttgtaattagtttttcttaaatacctccagaacgcttcaatttagaaaaacgaaaatcggtacgtatatttatctttcagagataaatcgattccatccattgccaatttctagtaccgatcataggcgtccgttttgggtagggcaacggttattttatcacataacttttttgtctttaacttttaagcatttttgacactggattattaaattgtgaggtattctagtactaaaaggtactcttggtttaagtccgtaggacacacggttttctagaaaaatcgaattgaaaatttttcgtttttaaaatttgaataaaaattgaaaaaaattttcaaaaaaaacggtgttttttatcaacttaaagcaagaataacttttagtattagaatacctcataacttaataatctagagtcaaaaatgcttaaaaattaaggacaaaaatattatgcgataaaataaccgttgacctacccaaaacggacgcatatgacccgtactagaaattcgcagttaatgaaatcgattcatctctgaaatataaataaacgtaccagttttcagatttctaaatagtttttttttgaattttttttttggaaattcaaaagaaaaatttttcaaatcgatttttctagaaaacggtgtatcctatcgacctaaaacaagagtaccttttagttgtagaatatctcacaatttaataatccagagtcgaAAATGctcaaaagttaaagataaaaaagttatgcgataaaataattgttgccctacccaaaacggacgcctatgaacggtaatagaaattcgcaatgcatggagtcgatttatctctggaagataaatatgtgtaccaattttagtttttctcaatataagcgttctggagttatttaagaaaaactacttacacgacgtcatcttcaaagagctctagctcctttaggaagcattttcggactaggtgaattaggttaaaatatcttaaaattatctgaataatctcctgtcttcgtttgtcggtagagtttctggacaccctgtataacacatcgtattttaattttattgtaaataactttttatgttttttgtaggTAGTTCCGTACTTAACTGTTACCAGTGTAATTCCGGTACTAATCCTGAGTGTGCAGATCTTAAAGTTAATGATACAAATAGTACATTTTACTTGCCATGTGATGAAGACTACCATGGGAATAAACCGTTTTGCAGAATTTACGTCACAAACAGTAAGTTTTTTCATAAAAGTCATTGAACTCTATAGATTTTTATATTCCTTCTCTTTTAATGCGTTTCTAAATATGATTACTTCTATCCATTTTATTGCTAGTCTTGCTGTCCTTCTTCTATTTCATGGAATATAGTTTAAAGCCTGTTTTGGCCATCGTTCGTCTTTCAGTCGcattacatgcccgtaccataacAGCTGTTTGAATCCTTCCTGTTCTTCTTTTTTCCAAGTCTTGGCATCCAACATGTTCTTCTTAGATGGTCCATTTCTATCCATTTCTAACACTTTCagttttttcttctcttttatcGTCATTCGGCAACATTCAGATCCGTACGTCAAAATTGGCTCTACAACCGACTTGTTGATtgtcattttttttgtaaactaaTTTTGGGAAACCAAAGTAATGAGATTAGTTTATTACCACATTTAGGCCTGTTGTATTTTCTTCCATGTGATGAAGGTAAAATTAAAGGTAAAATTAAGGATGAAaaggttgccaatgcgagtccattatactacTGGATTAGGAAATGAGTCTATACTCGCAATCTTATAGTTTGTATGTTTATTAGTTGTTACAATCAAGGGGCGACCGGTTTCGAAGCTTACATTTTATGcttcatcatcaggcccagtacaaataGTCTTCACGTGTACAAACTACTCGATATCAGTACTTGGAACTGTTCTACAGCCAAGGATAATTTTTTcggaagtcaccagccccatcaAAAAGCAGATAAGTTATATCTTTTGGATCTTAAGTTGCAAATGtataattttttgtaagaacAGTTGGTTTTTCTCTTCAAACTTTTTATGCAGTTGTTTTCTTTAATGTTGTATAATAATGTTTGTATTGGtgtaaaaacatttaaatataaaaattggACATCACTCACAAATTAacattcacaaaatttttattgaaaagtggGTTTTTTTCTCTCAGGATGCCATAGATCTCAGGATGCCATGGCATCCTGAGAGAAAAAACccacttttcaataaaaattttgtgaatgtTAATTTGTGAATGATGTccaatttttatatttaaatgtttttacaCCAATACAAACATTATTATACAACATTAAAGAAAACAACTGCATAAAAAGTTTGAAGACAAAAACCAActgtatttacaaaaaattatacaTTTGCAACTTAAGATCCAAAAGATATAACTTATCTGCTTTTtgatggggctggtgacttccgAAAAAATTATCCTTGGCTGTAGAACAGTTCCAAGTACTGATATCGAGTAGTTTGTACACGTGAAGACtatttgtactgggcctgatgatgaagCATAAAATGTAAGCTTCGAAACCGGTCGCCCCTTGATTGTAACAACTAATAAACATACAAACTATAAGATTGCGAGTATAGACTCATTTCCTAATCCAGTAgtaaaattaagggtaaaagaACCATAGGAAGACGAAGAATTTTCTGGCTGATAAACCTAAGAGTGGTATCGTTGCAGTTCAGTAGATCTTTTTAGAGCAGTCGCCAATAAgatacggatagctgtgatgatagccagcctttgataggagaaggaactacaagaagaagtatTTTCTACTGGATGTTCCTTCTTTCGCTACCACTGTTTCAGGTATTTACATTCTTcgcaatttttataaatttttgttaatGTTGATGGTGAGTCCCCAATTTTCGTATTCCTTGGTTAACTTTCGAATCAGATAATCCATGTTTTCCTATTGTTATAGATTTGTTACATATTTGTTCCCAAGTTCTATTCCCATCCCTGTTGCAGATAGAgaatcatcatcaacccgtactcgtccactgctggacataggtctccctcagctctttccatctttctctgttttgtgcggcttgcatccagttgccgacaatacgcttcagatcgtcagcccatctggttggtggtcgtcctctgctccgtagtgcttcttctcgtggtctCCTCttgacaatacgttttgtccatcggttgtctcaGACAATTTCAAACAATCTGGCGaggtgtcctgcccaattccatttgagcgacgcgattctttcgacggcgtccgttgtttttgttctacgacgtatttcttcgtttgggatggggtccctcagggagacacacAACATCTGGCGCttcatagccctctgagttatgcgaatcttgttcactaccttttttgttcactacctttgtttcttgagctattccctacgtACTATGacaatatcaagtaaatcgatgtagtaggatggaattcggagccaaataccctcattgactgctctaTTACTTCTATTTCGtcaactattttttattttttctttataatGTTCCTTCTTGTGTAGACCTTCTTTTTCGTTGTTGGgttcaaataaaaatatcgaTCCCTAAGTCCATCTGCAGTATGTCTGTCTGTTGGAGAATCAGAGCAGCAAAGAGATATAGAAAAACTGATTGTTAACACCGTTCTGAAGGAGATCGGGATATTTATTTCTGAGTTTCGTGGCAGTTGTGGAAGGGTTCAATATTCAACATGCTGGTGTCATTCTTGCATGATGTTTTTTTAGGAACTCCAGAACTAGGTTTTCTTTCCAGAACAATCCCTGAATGTAACGATGCAGCCGACTGTTTCAGTTGATAAATTGCCTCATGTTTTTTTCTCTTTACATTACCTCATTTTTTTACTTCAATTTATAATTGTAATtacttttttgtgagtgttaatgtttttgCTCCATTAGTGAGTACAGGCTATACACACTGGTCAAATATTTTCCTTTTCAGgtatatgggtaagtccgatttaaatacatagctgtttaccaaacgctgcccaggctaatcctatgcgacgtgggagctcgcacgtctggttgtctcttcccaaccgaatttcatgtcccaagtacttataagatacagtctgctcaatatccattccatcaacaacaatattacgatttatcaccagattagtcattatttgcgtgttgttgatattaatctttagtccgacctctaaggaagcctgatataacttgttcaacattattattgcatcatccatacgagcggctataaggacgatgtcatctgcgaatctcaaatgactgagcttctctccatttatattgataccgtattcgttcagatctgccttcttaagaTAGAGAATATCCTTGCCTAAAACCTTTTGCGTCTGAAATTTTATTCTCCATGTTAATGGCACTTTGCATGTAGATGTTTGCTACAGCGTTGGTGTATCTTCTATGCTTCAGATGCTCGATACACTTTTCTACCCACATTTTTGTCTCACGTTTCGTTTTTTTTTGGCACAGTTTTCTTAACTTCTCTATTCCAGTAAGTGTAtgttctccttcttcttcttaaagtgccctctccttAATGAAGGTTGACCACTACAATTGCAAATTCTTGTCTGTCTTCAGATGTTCCTATTAGCttttcaaaatttagccctgtccattgtaggatgtttcttagccacgatagcCTTTTCCTTTCTAGTCCTCTCTTTCCCTTGATCTTTACTTTTACTcttagttgagcatattggtacttattgtTTCTCAGCATGTGACCTAGGTGTGATGTTtctctaactttcactgtgttgaaaagttttCCTTCTTTACCTATTGTATtcaacacttcttcgtttgaaatatgcgatgtccatgaaattttgaggattctctggtagatccacatttcaaaggcctccaatatATTTACGGTTGCTGTTTTAAGGGTTTAAGTTTCAACTGCAGGGAGAACAGTCGACCAGATatagcattttgataaacgtagtcgaatttcgactTTTATTGGAGAATCCGAGAGAATCGAGAGGGATTTAACCTGCTATTGATCCAACagcccaggtacttaaatttatTGACCTCTTCTAAAATGTAcccatttattgtgcaaggttgaggtacattctgttttttttttaggaTTGACATCACCTTAGTTtccttaatgtttattttcatgtcGAATTGCTCACAGATCGAAATGGTCCTGTCGATGAGTCGTTTTAGATCCAAGTCGAAATCCGTAATCAACaccgtgtcatcagcgtatctgatgctgttgatgtttacgccattcaccttgactccgTCCTTGGAATCCTCgagtgcctctttaaatagaaattCGGAATAAAGATTAAATAGCAGGAGTGAAAAAACAaatccttgtctaactcccctcTAATTTCTACTTCTGTGGACATGGAACCTTCAATCTTAATTCTGGAGTTTTGGTTCCAGCATAAGTTTTTAGTGGTTTGATGTCTTTCCTatctaaaccgacttcttgcaaaTGCTCTAATAGTAGATGATGTGTTACTCTATCAAATGTTTTTTTATGATTTAAATTTAAATGATTTAAGGAAATCGTAACAAACCAATCGGGATATTAACAAATGCAGATGGTAATACTATAACTGAAACGCAAGACAAATTACgtagatggaaagaatacattgaacACCTAGTTTATGACCAAAAAGTAGAACAATTAGAAGTTGACGGAGAAACCACGGGATCAGAAATAATGAAAGAGGAAGTTATTTATGCCATAAAACACACAAAAGGTAGAAAAGCTCCAGGACCCGATGAAATACCAATTGAACTATTGAAGATAATTAATGAAGATAATATTAATGTCTTGGTAGACCTTTTTAACTCCATATACAAGACGGGACACATACCCAAAGAATGGCTTCTCTCAACTTTTGTAACGATTCCAAAAATCACAAATGCTAAAGATTGCAATGACTATAGGACAATTGCATTAATGAGCGACACATTGAAAACCTTCCTTAAAATCATACATAACAGAATCCATGTGAAATTAGAACAAGAAATAAGTGATTCACAGATGGGTTTTAGAaagggtctaggaactagagaagcattaTTCGGAGTCAATGTTCTGAAACAACGATGTCTTGATATGAATCAGGACATATATATGCTTGCttcatagatttaaaaaaagcttttgacagagttcaacatgaaaagcttttaagtattcttaagaccaaaaacatagatagtagagatctacaaattatatcaaatctgtatcaaaatcagaaagcaagagtaagagtcgaaggagaactgacagaggaagtaagtatacttagaggagttcgacaagggtgcatactttcaccactcttattcaacgtctacagtgaagtgatatttcaagaagctttattggatattgtggaaggtattttggtcaacggatatagcattaataatattagacATGCGGACGATACGGTCATATTTGCAAGTGACATGGAAGATCTACAGTACATAATACAATATGTATACAATGCGTGTGAAAGGTTCGGACTGCAAATGAATCTTAAGAAAAGGAAATcaatgatattctcaaaaaaaccacaaaatgtagataacctgatcatcaataatacaacgatcggaagagtaacaacatataaatatttaggaacgtggctaaccgaagatgaagatcaaacaaaaaaaatcaaatctagaatagaaatggcaagaaacacgttcataaaattgaagaacttactttGCAACCGTAACCTTAATCTAGAGATCCGCACAAGAATGCTACGCTGTTACGTCTTTTCTACTTTACTATAcggcatggaagcgtggacaataaaacagtctgaaatcaaaaaattaaactcctttgagatgtggtgctacaggagaatccacagaatatcgtggactgaaaaagtaactaatatagaggtgttacaaagaatgaagaaagaatgtgaagtcataaaactgttaaaattagaaagattcaatatctgggtcatacaatgaggggcgagaagtacgtattacttatgttaattatgcaagggaagatacacgggaagagaaacccagggtgacgcaaaatatcctggctaagaaatttgagagagtggttcggttgcagctcattagaattattcagaagtgcggccaataaaattaaaatagcatagatgatttccaacctccgataggggaaggaacctgaagaagaagaagcataaaAATGTTCTCCAGTCTTCTGGATTTTTTGTGTTTGTAGTCATGTGTTTGTGTTTAATAGATCAGATGTAAATTATTATGTCTCATATATTAATTAATGTTGTGATTTCTTTCAGTTCAGCACGTAAAAGATCCAAAGGACGCAATCAGAATTTACAGAAGCTGTGGCTGGGAAAACTCCAAAGGCATCACCAAAGACCTCTGCAGACACGACGACAGTGACTTTGTGAAGAAAGAATTATGCATGTGCTTCAAAGATGGCTGCAATTCCGGGCGACAGATACATTCTTCATATATTTTAACAATCCTACTGATAGTCTTTGTATACTTTCGTAACTACTTTATTTAGGATCAAATAAATGTTATATATCTGTTTTACAGCTTTATTTACAATACCATATAAATAGATGAAATTAACACAAAATTTAACTAAGAACTCATAGCGTACATATATCTATATACTTAGTAATAAAATATCAAACAGCAgacccagcaa
Proteins encoded in this window:
- the LOC114336321 gene encoding uncharacterized protein LOC114336321, which codes for MEKAIIFTSVSLILFSLFSLGSSVLNCYQCNSGTNPECADLKVNDTNSTFYLPCDEDYHGNKPFCRIYVTNIQHVKDPKDAIRIYRSCGWENSKGITKDLCRHDDSDFVKKELCMCFKDGCNSGRQIHSSYILTILLIVFVYFRNYFI